A DNA window from Xiphias gladius isolate SHS-SW01 ecotype Sanya breed wild chromosome 3, ASM1685928v1, whole genome shotgun sequence contains the following coding sequences:
- the LOC120788424 gene encoding cytochrome b561, producing MDDSVPRRVRSMFAWLVGASQVLGLASVVLTAVWMGHYRGGFAWDGSAQEFNLHPLCMVLGLVFLHGDAILVYRVFCNEAKRNVKLLHGIIHLLALIISIVGFVAVFDFHKAAKIPDMYSLHSWCGMATLLLYSLQWVMGLLFFLFPVASSWLRSSYLPIHVFCGLVLLVMAIGSSLLGITEKLLFSIMPTYPLFAPEGVLANTLGILLVSFGVLLGYLITREEYRRPPNPEEESLSVHFKTLTEGGSPTMP from the exons ATGGATGATTCTGTTCCACGTCGTGTTCGCTCTATGTTTGCGTGGCTGGTGGGTGCGTCACAGGTGCTGGGTCTGGCATCGGTGGTGCTGACCGCTGTGTGGATGGGTCACTACCGCGGGGGCTTCGCATGGGATGGCTCAGCGCAGGAGTTCAACTTGCACCCTCTGTGCATGGTGCTGGGGCTGGTCTTCCTGCATGGCGACG ccaTCCTGGTCTACAGAGTATTTTGTAATGAGGCGAAGAGGAATGTAAAACTGCTTCACGGCATCATTCACCTGCTTGCCCTCATCATCAGCATCGTAG gatTTGTAGCTGTGTTTGACTTCCATAAAGCAGCAAAGATTCCAGACATGTACTCTCTACACAGCTGGTGCGGCATGGCTACCTTACTCCTGTACTCcttacag TGGGTGATGGGTTTGCTGTTCTTCCTGTTTCCGGTTGCGTCATCATGGTTACGAAGCTCGTACCTTCCTATCCATGTGTTCTGTGGTCTGGTTCTGCTGGTTATGGCCATAGGGAGCAGTCTGCTTGGCATCACAGAGAAACTCCTCTTCAGCATCAT GCCAACCTACCCCCTGTTTGCCCCAGAGGGGGTGCTGGCCAACACTTTGGGGATCCTGCTGGTGTCTTTTGGGGTGCTGCTGGGCTACTTGATCACCAGGGAAGAGTACAGACGCCCGCCCAACCCAGAGGAAgagtctctgtctgtccacttCAAGACCCTGACTGAGGGGGGGTCACCCACCATGCCCTGA